From Primulina huaijiensis isolate GDHJ02 chromosome 15, ASM1229523v2, whole genome shotgun sequence, one genomic window encodes:
- the LOC140958879 gene encoding glutaredoxin-like: MGSIFSSSKTREEIQMALAKAKQIVASNPVVVFSKTYCGYCQRVKQLFSQLQATYKVIELDQESDGDAIQAALAEWTGQRTVPNVFIGDKHIGGSDVVLEKHELGKLVPMLSEAGAIPKHTTQS, from the exons ATGGGATCCATCTTTAGTTCAAGCAAGACCAGAGAGGAGATACAAATGGCTCTCGCCAAAGCTAAACAGATTGTTGCCTCCAACCCTGTTGTTGTCTTCAG CAAGACTTACTGTGGGTATTGCCAGAGGGTGAAGCAGCTGTTTTCCCAGCTACAAGCAACTTATAAAGTGATTGAACTTGATCAAGAAA GCGATGGCGATGCAATTCAAGCCGCATTAGCAGAGTGGACGGGGCAGAGAACCGTCCCGAATGTTTTTATAGGTGACAAACACATTGGGGGATCCGATG TGGTACTTGAGAAACATGAGCTAGGGAAGCTTGTTCCTATGCTGTCTGAAGCTGGTGCAATACCAAAACACACAACTCAGTCGTAG